From the genome of Impatiens glandulifera chromosome 9, dImpGla2.1, whole genome shotgun sequence, one region includes:
- the LOC124914750 gene encoding uncharacterized protein LOC124914750 — translation MEYERIHQVQTGIISPSKLRMKLMGPHHHQKKKKGGSNSNSSRTSPAKLNEEDTDLFNNSLLETANGDFEEQQQVARNVPKTDPTDDNLDYDSNASSSSFEFHKGGERSLHHSMAVRSFSRPIPSKWNNADKWIMNRQITNFSKKPHHPHPHPHHQVQTNHRSAAMSNLVRVAPDSSLSIQPRVDFCGVPNGENPIIDLSPDKDLVLDIVPAVRSVCMRDMGTEMTPVPSQEPSRSVTPVSSTTPIRSSPTSSLPTTPRRGATTAGGDDDNCKKELSEEEMKMKTRREIVALGVHLGKLNIAAWASKDEDKIADSESEKMEFQRRAAAWEEAENSKHAASYKREEIKIEAWESQQKAKLEGEMRRMEAKIEQMRAHSKSKILKKIGIARQKSEEKRVWVEARKQKDAERTGAQAEYIRRTGRIPTRLPLACCGW, via the exons ATGGAGTACGAGAGGATTCATCAAGTTCAG ACGGGAATAATATCTCCAAGTAAATTAAGGATGAAGTTAATGGGACCTCATCACcatcagaagaagaagaaaggggGGTCAAATAGCAACTCATCTAGAACTTCACCAGCTAAGCTCAATGAAGAAGATACTGACCTTTTCAACAACAGTTTGCTCGAAACCGCTAATGGAGATTTCGAGGAACAACAACAAG TTGCCAGAAATGTTCCTAAAACTGATCCGACAGACGATAATCTAGATTATGACAGTAACGCAAGTTCATCTAGTTTTGAATTTCACAAAGGTGGGGAAAGATCATTGCACCATTCCATGGCGGTTAGGTCATTCTCAAGGCCTATACCTTCCAAATGGAACAATGCAGATAAATGGATAATGAACAGAcaaattactaatttttctaaaaaacccCACCACCCCCACCCCCACCCACATCATCAAGTTCAAACAAACCATCGCTCTGCCGCCATGTCCAATTTGGTGAGAGTTGCCCCGGATTCATCATTATCAATCCAGCCCCGGGTTGATTTCTGTGGTGTTCCAAACGGGGAGAATCCTATAATTGATCTTAGTCCTGATAAGGATTTAGTATTAGACATTGTTCCTGCGGTTAGATCTGTTTGTATGAGAGACATGGGAACAGAGATGACTCCTGTTCCAAGTCAAGAACCTTCTAGATCAGTTACCCCTGTAAGCTCCACAACCCCAATTCGAAGCAGCCCGACTTCTTCACTTCCCACGACGCCTAGAAGAGGAGCAACAACTGCCGGTGGTGATGATGATAATTGCAAAAAGGAATTATCAGAGGaagaaatgaagatgaagacTAGGAGAGAAATAGTAGCTTTGGGTGTTCATCTTGGGAAGTTGAATATTGCAGCTTGGGCCAGTAAAGATGAAGACAAGATAGCGGATTCAGAATCGGAGAAGATGGAATTTCAAAGACGTGCAGCCGCTTGGGAAGAAGCAGAGAATTCCAAACACGCAGcaag TTATAAGCGTGAAGAAATAAAGATAGAAGCATGGGAAAGCCAGCAAAAAGCAAAACTTGAAGGTGAAATGAGGAGAATGGAG GCGAAAATAGAGCAAATGAGGGCGCATTCAAAATCGAAGATATTAAAGAAGATTGGAATTGCGAGGCAAAAATCAGAAGAGAAACGAGTATGGGTAGAAGCGAGGAAACAGAAAGATGCAGAAAGAACCGGGGCTCAGGCCGAGTATATTCGCAGAACCGGTCGCATTCCTACTAGGTTGCCTCTGGCTTGTTGCGGTTGGTAA
- the LOC124914749 gene encoding auxin response factor 6 isoform X2: MRLSSSATGFTQQSPEEGGERRCLNSELWHACSGPLVCLPAVGSRVVYFPQGHSEQVAASTNKEVDAHIPNYPNLPPQLICQLHNVTMHADVETDEVYAQMTLQPLSAEEQKDASFLPADLGVPSKQPTNYFCKTLTASDTSTHGGFSVPRRAAEKVFPPLDFTQQPPAQELIARDLHDNEWKFRHIFRGQPKRHLLTTGWSVFVSAKRLVAGDSVIFIWNERNQLLLGIRRANRPQTVMPSSVLSSDSMHLGLLAAAAHAATTNSRFTIFYNPRASPSEFVIPLTKYVKAVYHTRVSVGMRFRMLFETEESSVRRYMGTITGISDLDPVRWPNSHWRSVKVGWDESTAGERQPRVSLWEIEPLTTFPMYPSPFPLRLKRPWPPGLPSFGGIRDDELGMNSPLMWLRGDMGGDRNIQSLNFQGIGVNPWMMQPRLDTSMLGMQSDIYQAMAAAALQEMRTVDPSNSKQALNNPNLLQFQQQPQMAPTRPSGLMQSPILQQAPLQQPSFVQSTKDRHVQSQLQSNHLLQQQHSFANQQQLVDQQQQQVVSALSQFASSSQAAQQSPSLQTISSMGRQQSFSDSNGISATSAIASSPLHSLMGSFAQDEASHLLNLTRSEAMLSSTGWPSKRIAFDSLQSSSLPQGNNNVSLPPFPGRECAIIDQQDGSNDPHNHFLFGVNIDASSLLMHGGMSGIRGGVGGDGHGDSTIVVPPFTSSSNYLSTTGTELSHNTVMTPSSCIEESAGVFPSDNNAGQTDSSTKTFVKVYKLGSFGRSLDITKFSSYNELRSELARMFGLEGQLEDPRRSGWQLVFVDRENDVLLLGDDPWQEFVNSVWCIKILSPQEVQQMGTQEEEDEEEEGEGGDGSLELLNSVPVQRLSSGGGCDDYYYGPTSDSRNLTSGINSVVGSSSSRFLK, encoded by the exons ATGAGGCTTTCTTCTTCAGCTACTGGTTTCACGCAGCAGTCACCTGAAGAGGGTG GAGAGAGACGATGTCTAAACTCTGAACTTTGGCATGCATGTTCGGGTCCTCTGGTTTGTCTACCTGCTGTTGGTAGCCGTGTGGTTTACTTTCCTCAAGGTCATAGTGAGCAG GTTGCTGCATCAACCAATAAGGAAGTGGATGCCCACATCCCCAATTACCCAAACTTACCTCCACAGCTTATCTGTCAGCTTCATAATGTAACTATGCAT GCAGATGTAGAGACGGATGAGGTATATGCTCAGATGACATTGCAGCCACTTAGTGCA GAAGAACAAAAGGATGCATCATTTCTGCCTGCTGATTTAGGTGTCCCTAGCAAACAGCCAACCAACTATTTTTGCAAAACATTGACAGCGAGTGATACTAGTACACATGGAGGCTTCTCAGTGCCTCGTCGGGCTGCTGAAAAAGTCTTTCCTCCATTG GACTTCACACAACAGCCCCCTGCTCAGGAGTTAATCGCAAGGGATTTGCACGATAACGAGTGGAAATTCAGACATATATTTCGTG GCCAGCCAAAGAGACATCTTCTTACGACTGGATGGAGTGTGTTTGTTAGTGCAAAAAGACTCGTTGCTGGTGACTCGGTCATCTTCATAtg GAACGAAAGGAATCAACTTCTTCTTGGCATTCGGCGTGCTAATCGGCCTCAAACTGTGATGCCTTCTTCAGTTCTATCAAGTGATAGCATGCACTTAGGACTGTTGGCTGCAGCTGCTCACGCAGCTACAACTAATAGCCGCTTCACCATATTTTACAATCCCAG GGCTAGCCCGTCAGAATTCGTGATACCTCTTACGAAATATGTCAAAGCAGTCTACCATACCAGGGTTTCTGTTGGAATGCGTTTTAGGATGCTTTTTGAAACTGAAGAATCAAGTGTCCGTCG TTACATGGGCACAATAACTGGCATAAGTGACTTAGATCCTGTAAGATGGCCCAACTCACATTGGCGCTCAGTTAAG GTTGGTTGGGATGAATCTACAGCTGGGGAAAGACAACCGAGGGTGTCTCTGTGGGAAATAGAACCATTAACTACATTTCCGATGTATCCATCTCCCTTTCCTCTAAGACTCAAGCGCCCGTGGCCACCTGGATTGCCTTCTTTTGGGG GGATCAGAGACGATGAACTGGGAATGAATTCTCCTCTTATGTGGCTTAGAGGAGATATGGGAGGAGATCGCAACATTCAGTCTCTTAACTTTCAGGGAATTGGTGTTAATCCATGGATGATGCAACCTAGGCTTGATACATCCATGCTCGGTATGCAGAGCGATATTTACCAGGCTATGGCAGCTGCAGCTCTTCAGGAAATGAGAACAGTTGATCCTTCCAATTCCAAGCAAGCACTTAATAATCCTAATCTCCTCCAATTCCAGCAGCAACCTCAAATGGCACCCACACGACCTTCTGGTTTAATGCAATCTCCGATATTGCAGCAGGCTCCACTTCAACAACCCTCGTTTGTTCAAAGTACAAAAGACAGGCATGTTCAATCGCAGTTACAGTCAAATCATCTTCTCCAACAGCAGCATTCTTTTGCTAATCAACAGCAGTTGGTAGATCAACAGCAGCAGCAGGTTGTCTCTGCCTTGTCCCAGTTTGCTTCAAGCTCTCAGGCTGCACAACAGTCCCCATCTTTGCAGACCATATCTTCAATGGGAAGACAACAAAGCTTCTCGGATTCAAATGGTATTTCAGCTACGAGTGCTATTGCTTCTTCACCACTACATAGTCTGATGGGATCTTTTGCACAAGATGAAGCATCTCATCTCCTGAATCTAACCAGAAGTGAAGCGATGCTGTCGTCTACGGGTTGGCCGTCGAAAAGAATTGCTTTTGATTCTCTCCAGTCGTCATCTTTACCCCAGGGAAACAACAATGTTTCGTTGCCTCCATTTCCGGGTAGAGAGTGTGCCATAATTGACCAACAAGATGGAAGCAATGATCCACATAATCATTTCTTGTTTGGGGTTAATATTGACGCCTCATCCTTGCTGATGCATGGAGGGATGTCGGGCATTAGAGGAGGAGTAGGAGGAGATGGTCATGGCGATTCGACAATTGTTGTACCCCCTTTTACTTCTTCTTCCAATTATTTGAGTACAACAGGCACGGAATTGTCACATAATACGGTGATGACACCTTCCAGTTGCATTGAGGAGTCGGCAGGGGTGTTCCCTTCTGACAATAATGCAGGTCAAACCGACTCCTCAACTAAAACATTTGTTAAG GTTTACAAGTTAGGGTCCTTCGGCAGATCATTGGATATAACGAAATTCAGTAGTTATAATGAGCTGAGGAGTGAGCTTGCTCGCATGTTTGGCCTTGAAGGCCAATTGGAGGACCCTCGTAGATCAGGCTGGCAGCTTGTATTTGTTGATCGGGAGAATGATGTTCTTCTCCTGGGCGACGACCCCTGGCA GGAATTCGTGAACAGCGTATGGTGTATCAAGATTCTATCGCCACAAGAAGTGCAACAGATGGGCACACAGGAGGAGGAAGACGAGGAGGAAGAGGGTGAAGGTGGTGATGGAAGTCTGGAGCTCTTAAATTCGGTCCCAGTTCAGAGGCTGTCTAGTGGTGGTGGCTGCGatgattattattatggacCAACATCAGATTCCAGGAATTTGACTTCTGGTATAAATTCTGTTGTGGGTTCCTCGTCCTCACGATTTCTgaaatga
- the LOC124914749 gene encoding auxin response factor 6 isoform X1 codes for MRLSSSATGFTQQSPEEGGGERRCLNSELWHACSGPLVCLPAVGSRVVYFPQGHSEQVAASTNKEVDAHIPNYPNLPPQLICQLHNVTMHADVETDEVYAQMTLQPLSAEEQKDASFLPADLGVPSKQPTNYFCKTLTASDTSTHGGFSVPRRAAEKVFPPLDFTQQPPAQELIARDLHDNEWKFRHIFRGQPKRHLLTTGWSVFVSAKRLVAGDSVIFIWNERNQLLLGIRRANRPQTVMPSSVLSSDSMHLGLLAAAAHAATTNSRFTIFYNPRASPSEFVIPLTKYVKAVYHTRVSVGMRFRMLFETEESSVRRYMGTITGISDLDPVRWPNSHWRSVKVGWDESTAGERQPRVSLWEIEPLTTFPMYPSPFPLRLKRPWPPGLPSFGGIRDDELGMNSPLMWLRGDMGGDRNIQSLNFQGIGVNPWMMQPRLDTSMLGMQSDIYQAMAAAALQEMRTVDPSNSKQALNNPNLLQFQQQPQMAPTRPSGLMQSPILQQAPLQQPSFVQSTKDRHVQSQLQSNHLLQQQHSFANQQQLVDQQQQQVVSALSQFASSSQAAQQSPSLQTISSMGRQQSFSDSNGISATSAIASSPLHSLMGSFAQDEASHLLNLTRSEAMLSSTGWPSKRIAFDSLQSSSLPQGNNNVSLPPFPGRECAIIDQQDGSNDPHNHFLFGVNIDASSLLMHGGMSGIRGGVGGDGHGDSTIVVPPFTSSSNYLSTTGTELSHNTVMTPSSCIEESAGVFPSDNNAGQTDSSTKTFVKVYKLGSFGRSLDITKFSSYNELRSELARMFGLEGQLEDPRRSGWQLVFVDRENDVLLLGDDPWQEFVNSVWCIKILSPQEVQQMGTQEEEDEEEEGEGGDGSLELLNSVPVQRLSSGGGCDDYYYGPTSDSRNLTSGINSVVGSSSSRFLK; via the exons ATGAGGCTTTCTTCTTCAGCTACTGGTTTCACGCAGCAGTCACCTGAAGAGGGTGGTG GAGAGAGACGATGTCTAAACTCTGAACTTTGGCATGCATGTTCGGGTCCTCTGGTTTGTCTACCTGCTGTTGGTAGCCGTGTGGTTTACTTTCCTCAAGGTCATAGTGAGCAG GTTGCTGCATCAACCAATAAGGAAGTGGATGCCCACATCCCCAATTACCCAAACTTACCTCCACAGCTTATCTGTCAGCTTCATAATGTAACTATGCAT GCAGATGTAGAGACGGATGAGGTATATGCTCAGATGACATTGCAGCCACTTAGTGCA GAAGAACAAAAGGATGCATCATTTCTGCCTGCTGATTTAGGTGTCCCTAGCAAACAGCCAACCAACTATTTTTGCAAAACATTGACAGCGAGTGATACTAGTACACATGGAGGCTTCTCAGTGCCTCGTCGGGCTGCTGAAAAAGTCTTTCCTCCATTG GACTTCACACAACAGCCCCCTGCTCAGGAGTTAATCGCAAGGGATTTGCACGATAACGAGTGGAAATTCAGACATATATTTCGTG GCCAGCCAAAGAGACATCTTCTTACGACTGGATGGAGTGTGTTTGTTAGTGCAAAAAGACTCGTTGCTGGTGACTCGGTCATCTTCATAtg GAACGAAAGGAATCAACTTCTTCTTGGCATTCGGCGTGCTAATCGGCCTCAAACTGTGATGCCTTCTTCAGTTCTATCAAGTGATAGCATGCACTTAGGACTGTTGGCTGCAGCTGCTCACGCAGCTACAACTAATAGCCGCTTCACCATATTTTACAATCCCAG GGCTAGCCCGTCAGAATTCGTGATACCTCTTACGAAATATGTCAAAGCAGTCTACCATACCAGGGTTTCTGTTGGAATGCGTTTTAGGATGCTTTTTGAAACTGAAGAATCAAGTGTCCGTCG TTACATGGGCACAATAACTGGCATAAGTGACTTAGATCCTGTAAGATGGCCCAACTCACATTGGCGCTCAGTTAAG GTTGGTTGGGATGAATCTACAGCTGGGGAAAGACAACCGAGGGTGTCTCTGTGGGAAATAGAACCATTAACTACATTTCCGATGTATCCATCTCCCTTTCCTCTAAGACTCAAGCGCCCGTGGCCACCTGGATTGCCTTCTTTTGGGG GGATCAGAGACGATGAACTGGGAATGAATTCTCCTCTTATGTGGCTTAGAGGAGATATGGGAGGAGATCGCAACATTCAGTCTCTTAACTTTCAGGGAATTGGTGTTAATCCATGGATGATGCAACCTAGGCTTGATACATCCATGCTCGGTATGCAGAGCGATATTTACCAGGCTATGGCAGCTGCAGCTCTTCAGGAAATGAGAACAGTTGATCCTTCCAATTCCAAGCAAGCACTTAATAATCCTAATCTCCTCCAATTCCAGCAGCAACCTCAAATGGCACCCACACGACCTTCTGGTTTAATGCAATCTCCGATATTGCAGCAGGCTCCACTTCAACAACCCTCGTTTGTTCAAAGTACAAAAGACAGGCATGTTCAATCGCAGTTACAGTCAAATCATCTTCTCCAACAGCAGCATTCTTTTGCTAATCAACAGCAGTTGGTAGATCAACAGCAGCAGCAGGTTGTCTCTGCCTTGTCCCAGTTTGCTTCAAGCTCTCAGGCTGCACAACAGTCCCCATCTTTGCAGACCATATCTTCAATGGGAAGACAACAAAGCTTCTCGGATTCAAATGGTATTTCAGCTACGAGTGCTATTGCTTCTTCACCACTACATAGTCTGATGGGATCTTTTGCACAAGATGAAGCATCTCATCTCCTGAATCTAACCAGAAGTGAAGCGATGCTGTCGTCTACGGGTTGGCCGTCGAAAAGAATTGCTTTTGATTCTCTCCAGTCGTCATCTTTACCCCAGGGAAACAACAATGTTTCGTTGCCTCCATTTCCGGGTAGAGAGTGTGCCATAATTGACCAACAAGATGGAAGCAATGATCCACATAATCATTTCTTGTTTGGGGTTAATATTGACGCCTCATCCTTGCTGATGCATGGAGGGATGTCGGGCATTAGAGGAGGAGTAGGAGGAGATGGTCATGGCGATTCGACAATTGTTGTACCCCCTTTTACTTCTTCTTCCAATTATTTGAGTACAACAGGCACGGAATTGTCACATAATACGGTGATGACACCTTCCAGTTGCATTGAGGAGTCGGCAGGGGTGTTCCCTTCTGACAATAATGCAGGTCAAACCGACTCCTCAACTAAAACATTTGTTAAG GTTTACAAGTTAGGGTCCTTCGGCAGATCATTGGATATAACGAAATTCAGTAGTTATAATGAGCTGAGGAGTGAGCTTGCTCGCATGTTTGGCCTTGAAGGCCAATTGGAGGACCCTCGTAGATCAGGCTGGCAGCTTGTATTTGTTGATCGGGAGAATGATGTTCTTCTCCTGGGCGACGACCCCTGGCA GGAATTCGTGAACAGCGTATGGTGTATCAAGATTCTATCGCCACAAGAAGTGCAACAGATGGGCACACAGGAGGAGGAAGACGAGGAGGAAGAGGGTGAAGGTGGTGATGGAAGTCTGGAGCTCTTAAATTCGGTCCCAGTTCAGAGGCTGTCTAGTGGTGGTGGCTGCGatgattattattatggacCAACATCAGATTCCAGGAATTTGACTTCTGGTATAAATTCTGTTGTGGGTTCCTCGTCCTCACGATTTCTgaaatga